Proteins encoded in a region of the Flavobacteriaceae bacterium HL-DH10 genome:
- a CDS encoding YfcC family protein, with translation MKKIKFPTAQTILIIIAGLVAILTWIIPSGKFDSLSYNKEANTFTKTSLGTSTTLVATQNTLDSLNIKIPLEKFTNGDIWKPISIPNTYKEVDNTPQGVFAFIQSPIKGIIEGADIIFLVLFIGGLIGIMNYTGAFDAGISWLATALKGKEYLLIILVTLLIAIGGTTFGLAEETIAFYPILIPIFLAAKYDAMVALASIYIGSSIGTMCSTTNPFSAIIASDAAGINWTTGLTGRFVMLILGTLICIIYIIRYAQRVKKDPSKSVIFDQKNDIERMFGSNTNSLIILTSRLRLILFIFIMCFIIMVYGVSQLDWWFIEMTAVFLVGSIIIGFIAKINEYTFVETFIKGASDLLGVAIIIGIARGITVLMDNGQISDTMLYYASNATNGMNKGLFINVMLYIYGGLSFFIPSSSGMAVLTMPIMSPLADGVGIGREFVVNAYQYGMGLFAFINPTGLILASLAIVKVGYDKWLKFVMPLVIILLVFTMLVLTVSVYL, from the coding sequence TTGAAAAAAATAAAATTTCCAACAGCTCAAACTATATTAATTATAATCGCAGGGTTAGTCGCCATCTTAACATGGATTATCCCTTCTGGAAAATTCGATTCCTTGTCTTATAATAAAGAAGCAAATACGTTTACCAAAACTAGCTTAGGAACATCAACAACTTTAGTTGCTACACAAAATACTTTAGATAGTTTAAACATTAAAATTCCTTTAGAAAAATTCACCAATGGTGATATTTGGAAACCTATTAGCATCCCTAATACTTACAAAGAAGTTGATAACACACCACAAGGAGTATTCGCATTCATACAATCACCAATAAAAGGAATCATAGAAGGAGCAGATATTATTTTTTTAGTGTTATTTATTGGAGGTCTTATTGGCATTATGAATTACACAGGCGCATTTGATGCTGGAATTTCATGGCTAGCCACCGCTTTAAAAGGAAAAGAGTATTTACTAATTATTCTAGTAACATTACTAATTGCCATTGGCGGAACGACTTTTGGATTAGCTGAAGAGACTATAGCCTTCTACCCCATTCTTATTCCTATATTTCTTGCTGCAAAATATGATGCCATGGTAGCTTTAGCTAGTATTTATATAGGGTCTTCAATTGGCACAATGTGCTCCACAACAAATCCGTTTAGTGCTATTATAGCATCAGATGCTGCTGGTATCAATTGGACAACAGGTTTAACAGGGCGGTTTGTTATGCTTATTCTGGGAACACTTATTTGTATCATCTACATAATTAGATATGCACAACGCGTAAAAAAAGATCCTTCAAAATCTGTTATTTTTGATCAAAAAAACGATATAGAACGTATGTTTGGTAGCAATACCAATTCATTAATTATATTAACTTCACGCTTACGCCTTATACTTTTCATCTTTATTATGTGCTTTATAATAATGGTTTATGGCGTATCCCAGCTAGATTGGTGGTTTATAGAAATGACAGCTGTATTTTTAGTGGGTTCTATCATTATTGGGTTTATAGCCAAAATAAATGAATATACCTTTGTTGAAACTTTTATTAAAGGTGCTAGTGATTTATTAGGTGTAGCTATAATTATAGGAATTGCTCGTGGTATAACCGTTTTAATGGATAATGGACAAATAAGCGACACGATGCTTTACTATGCAAGTAATGCTACAAACGGAATGAATAAAGGTTTGTTTATAAATGTGATGCTTTATATTTATGGCGGTTTGTCCTTTTTTATTCCATCATCTTCTGGAATGGCTGTGTTAACAATGCCTATTATGTCTCCATTAGCCGATGGTGTAGGTATTGGTAGAGAATTTGTTGTTAACGCCTATCAATACGGTATGGGTTTATTTGCTTTTATAAATCCTACAGGGTTAATATTAGCATCACTAGCTATTGTAAAAGTAGGCTACGATAAATGGCTGAAGTTTGTAATGCCTTTGGTTATTATACTTTTAGTATTCACCATGCTTGTACTTACTGTATCTGTATATTTATAA
- a CDS encoding uracil-DNA glycosylase: MNLEIHSSWKHRLQNEFDKPYFKDLLSFVTDEYHSHQCFPPENEIFNAFNFCSFNDVKVVIIGQDPYHDIGQANGLCFSVSENVKHPPSLINIFKEIETDIGNPYPESGDLTHWSKQGVLLLNATLTVRAHQAGSHQKKGWEQFTDAIIKVVSEKKENIVFLLWGGFAKKKEKLIDKDKHYILTSGHPSPLSANRGYWFGNKCFSKTNLILKKIDKKLISW, translated from the coding sequence ATGAATTTAGAGATCCACTCAAGTTGGAAGCATCGTTTACAAAACGAATTTGATAAACCTTATTTTAAAGATTTATTAAGTTTTGTTACAGATGAGTATCATAGCCATCAATGCTTTCCGCCTGAAAACGAAATATTTAATGCGTTTAATTTCTGTTCTTTTAATGATGTTAAAGTTGTTATTATAGGGCAAGATCCATATCATGATATTGGTCAAGCCAATGGACTTTGTTTTTCAGTAAGTGAGAATGTAAAGCATCCACCATCTTTAATTAATATTTTTAAAGAGATTGAAACAGATATAGGTAATCCGTATCCTGAAAGTGGCGATTTAACGCATTGGTCTAAACAAGGTGTCTTATTATTAAATGCTACATTAACTGTAAGAGCACATCAAGCAGGAAGTCATCAAAAAAAAGGCTGGGAGCAGTTTACAGATGCAATTATTAAAGTTGTTAGTGAGAAAAAGGAAAATATAGTATTCTTACTTTGGGGAGGTTTTGCTAAGAAAAAAGAAAAATTAATAGATAAAGACAAGCATTATATTTTAACTAGCGGACATCCTTCTCCATTAAGTGCAAATAGAGGGTATTGGTTTGGAAATAAGTGTTTTAGTAAAACTAATTTGATTCTAAAAAAAATAGATAAGAAATTGATATCTTGGTAA
- a CDS encoding C1 family peptidase — protein sequence MKKYTFLFAFLLTILFSFSQETATKKLTIAAEQPYIFTPVIELNTSPVKNQGNTGTCWSFSTSSFIESEIYKNSKQDIDISEMFNVRKTYEDKAWNYIMRQGKTQFSEGGLAHDVTNSIKKYGLVPESVYNGFVNNENLYNHSKIVPALKVVLDAYIKNGKNSKYPNWKQSIDSILNIYIGKTPDTFNYNGNVYSPKSFLEMTKFNPDEYITLTSFTQTPFYSKFILNIPDNFSNGAYYNIPLNELTEITDNAINKGYTIALDIDVSEKTFSQKYGVAVIPKNIDDNKKALTYVVKENNITQKYRQEEFENYNTTDDHLMHITGIVKDQYGKLYYKVKNSWGSASDRIGNGGFIYISKAYFRLKAISITIHKDVLNKKTHNILLKSQKL from the coding sequence ATGAAAAAATATACTTTTTTATTTGCATTTTTATTAACGATACTTTTTTCTTTCTCGCAAGAAACTGCAACCAAAAAATTAACTATTGCCGCAGAGCAACCTTATATATTCACGCCGGTAATAGAATTAAATACTTCTCCAGTTAAAAACCAAGGAAACACTGGTACATGCTGGAGCTTTTCCACTTCTTCTTTTATTGAATCTGAAATTTATAAAAACTCAAAACAAGATATTGATATTTCTGAAATGTTTAATGTTAGAAAAACATATGAAGATAAAGCATGGAATTATATAATGAGACAGGGAAAAACTCAGTTTAGTGAAGGTGGTTTAGCTCATGATGTTACTAACTCTATAAAAAAATACGGATTAGTTCCCGAAAGTGTTTACAATGGTTTTGTAAATAATGAAAATTTATATAATCACTCAAAAATAGTTCCTGCCTTAAAAGTGGTTTTGGATGCCTACATTAAAAATGGAAAAAATTCTAAATACCCAAATTGGAAACAATCAATAGATTCTATTTTAAATATTTATATAGGAAAAACGCCTGATACTTTCAATTATAATGGTAATGTGTATAGTCCAAAATCATTTTTAGAAATGACAAAGTTTAATCCAGATGAGTATATCACTTTAACATCATTTACTCAAACTCCTTTTTATTCTAAATTTATTTTAAATATTCCTGATAATTTTTCAAATGGCGCCTATTACAACATCCCTTTAAATGAATTAACTGAAATAACTGACAATGCTATAAACAAAGGCTACACTATAGCATTAGATATAGATGTATCTGAAAAAACGTTTTCTCAAAAATATGGAGTGGCAGTAATTCCTAAAAATATAGACGATAATAAAAAAGCTTTAACATATGTAGTTAAAGAAAATAACATAACCCAAAAATACAGACAAGAAGAGTTTGAAAATTATAATACTACCGATGACCATTTAATGCATATAACAGGTATTGTAAAAGATCAATATGGAAAATTATATTACAAAGTGAAAAATTCTTGGGGATCAGCTAGTGATAGAATAGGAAATGGAGGTTTCATTTATATAAGTAAGGCATATTTTAGACTTAAAGCTATTTCAATTACTATACATAAAGATGTACTCAATAAAAAAACTCACAATATTTTATTAAAATCACAAAAACTGTAA
- a CDS encoding 1,4-dihydroxy-2-naphthoyl-CoA synthase — protein sequence MDQVNWVTVKEYEDITYKKCDGVARIAFNRPNVRNAFRPKTTSELYDAFYNANEDVNIGVVLLSAEGPSTKDGVYSFCSGGDQKARGKQGYVGEDGYHRLNILEVQRLIRFMPKAVIAVVPGWAVGGGHSLHVVCDLTLASKEHAIFKQTDADVTSFDGGYGSAYLAKMVGQKKAREIFFLGRNYSAQEAFDMGMVNAVIPHDELESTAYQWAQEILAKSPTSIKMLKFAMNLTDDGMVGQQVFAGEATRLAYMTDEAVEGRNAFLEKRKPNFVKKWIP from the coding sequence ATGGACCAAGTAAACTGGGTAACAGTTAAAGAATATGAAGACATTACATATAAAAAATGTGATGGTGTTGCAAGAATAGCATTTAACAGACCTAATGTGCGTAATGCCTTTAGACCAAAAACAACAAGTGAGCTTTATGATGCATTTTATAATGCCAATGAAGATGTCAATATAGGTGTTGTTTTATTATCTGCTGAAGGACCTTCGACTAAAGATGGTGTGTATTCTTTTTGCAGTGGAGGAGACCAAAAGGCAAGAGGGAAACAAGGCTATGTTGGAGAAGATGGGTATCATCGATTGAATATTTTGGAAGTACAACGTTTAATACGTTTTATGCCGAAGGCAGTTATTGCTGTAGTACCCGGTTGGGCAGTAGGAGGCGGACATAGTTTACATGTAGTTTGCGATTTGACTTTAGCGAGTAAAGAACATGCTATTTTTAAACAAACAGATGCCGATGTTACTAGTTTTGATGGCGGCTACGGATCGGCATATTTAGCCAAAATGGTTGGACAAAAAAAGGCACGTGAAATATTTTTCTTAGGAAGAAATTATTCTGCACAGGAAGCATTTGATATGGGCATGGTTAATGCCGTTATTCCTCATGATGAATTAGAAAGTACAGCTTACCAATGGGCTCAAGAAATATTAGCAAAATCGCCAACCTCTATTAAGATGCTTAAATTCGCTATGAATTTAACCGATGATGGTATGGTAGGACAGCAAGTATTTGCTGGAGAAGCAACTCGATTAGCGTATATGACTGATGAAGCTGTTGAAGGTAGAAATGCTTTTCTAGAGAAGCGTAAACCTAATTTTGTAAAAAAATGGATTCCATAA
- the menA gene encoding 1,4-dihydroxy-2-naphthoate octaprenyltransferase, protein MKNIFLWISAMRLRTLPLSISGIILASCFAEYNGLFNLKVCGLAILTTLSFQILSNLANDYGDGLKGTDNEDRIGPKRAIQSGAISPDDMFNAIKINVLICIGLSTALIFSAFGVKHLLLTIIFFLLGAFSVIAAIRYTVGNNAYGYKALGDVFVFIFFGLVSIIGCYVLYAKKIDHVVFLPAITVGLLSTAVLNLNNMRDIASDTKANKITLVVKLGSKKAKLYHKTLIILAIVLSSLFGILYYTSPYNLIFVIAYVPLLIHLKTVHSNTESKLLDPELKKLALTTVLLAVLMGTGHLL, encoded by the coding sequence ATGAAAAATATTTTTCTTTGGATTTCAGCTATGCGCTTAAGAACATTGCCTTTGTCTATTTCAGGTATTATTCTTGCTTCTTGTTTTGCTGAGTATAATGGATTATTTAATTTAAAAGTTTGTGGCTTAGCTATTTTAACCACATTAAGTTTTCAAATACTATCTAACCTTGCAAATGATTATGGAGATGGTTTAAAGGGTACAGATAATGAAGATAGAATAGGGCCAAAGCGTGCCATTCAATCAGGTGCTATATCACCAGACGATATGTTTAATGCTATTAAAATAAATGTTTTAATCTGCATCGGATTATCCACTGCATTAATTTTTAGTGCTTTTGGTGTAAAACATTTGTTGTTAACGATTATATTTTTCCTGTTAGGAGCTTTTTCTGTTATTGCAGCCATTCGTTATACAGTTGGAAATAATGCGTATGGTTATAAAGCTTTAGGCGATGTTTTTGTTTTTATATTTTTCGGATTAGTAAGTATAATAGGTTGTTATGTCCTTTATGCTAAAAAAATAGATCATGTGGTTTTTTTACCAGCTATAACTGTTGGATTACTAAGTACAGCTGTATTAAACCTTAATAATATGAGAGATATAGCTTCAGATACTAAAGCAAATAAAATTACTTTGGTAGTAAAGTTAGGTAGCAAAAAAGCTAAATTGTATCATAAAACATTAATTATTTTAGCTATTGTGCTTTCTAGTTTATTTGGAATATTGTACTATACATCTCCTTATAATTTAATTTTTGTAATTGCTTATGTTCCTTTATTAATTCATTTAAAAACCGTGCATAGTAATACAGAGTCTAAGTTATTAGATCCTGAATTAAAGAAATTAGCACTAACAACAGTTTTATTAGCTGTTTTAATGGGTACTGGTCATTTATTATAG
- a CDS encoding metal-dependent hydrolase — protein sequence MKITFYGHASLGIKIDDVNILVDPFISGNPKASNINIDSLEADYILVTHAHQDHILDVEAIAKRTNAVIISNYEIVTHYGSLGLEGHPMNHGGTWDFDFGTVKYVNAIHTSSFPDGTYGGQPGGFVIEGEHKNIYIAGDTALTFDMKLIPMQTKLDLAILPIGDNFTMGIDDAILASDFIECDKILGYHYDTFGYIEIDHKVAKRKFFEKNKDLMLLEIGESIEL from the coding sequence ATGAAAATTACTTTTTATGGTCATGCTAGTTTAGGCATTAAAATAGATGATGTTAATATTCTTGTAGATCCTTTTATTTCTGGAAACCCAAAAGCTTCAAACATTAATATAGATTCACTTGAAGCCGACTATATTTTAGTAACACATGCGCATCAAGATCATATTTTAGATGTTGAAGCAATTGCAAAACGAACGAATGCAGTTATTATTTCTAATTATGAAATTGTTACACATTATGGTAGTTTAGGGCTTGAAGGACACCCAATGAATCATGGAGGTACTTGGGATTTTGATTTCGGAACAGTTAAATATGTAAATGCTATTCACACATCATCTTTTCCTGATGGTACATATGGTGGACAACCAGGGGGCTTTGTTATTGAAGGTGAACATAAAAATATTTATATAGCAGGAGATACGGCTTTAACTTTTGACATGAAGCTGATTCCTATGCAAACAAAGCTAGATTTAGCTATTTTACCTATCGGCGATAATTTTACTATGGGAATTGATGATGCTATATTAGCTAGTGATTTTATTGAATGCGATAAAATTTTAGGTTACCATTACGATACTTTTGGATATATTGAAATAGACCATAAAGTCGCAAAAAGAAAATTCTTCGAAAAAAATAAAGATTTAATGCTTTTAGAAATAGGAGAATCTATAGAATTGTAA
- a CDS encoding o-succinylbenzoate synthase codes for MIKAYHKKYILNFKQASGTSRGVLKTKETWFLLLDFNGKKGIGECGLFRGLSVDDRPDYEEKLKWTCQNINLGLEVLLGELMEFPSIQFGLEMAFKSLESQNQFELFPSKFTDGEDSIPINGLIWMGTEVFMKQQIVEKIEAGFTCIKMKIGSIDFQTEIDLIKSIRNEFTSKDIELRVDANGAFLPSEALEKLKILSEFDLHSIEQPIKQGQIEAMANLCEKTPLPIALDEELIGVFFVTNKESLLQNIRPQYIILKPSLIGGFKGSNEWIDIAEKNKIGWWITSALESNVGLNAIAQYTYIKQHDVPQGLGTGSLFTNNFKSPLQVKKGTLQYNKKSDWKFNL; via the coding sequence ATGATAAAAGCTTACCATAAAAAATACATTCTCAATTTTAAACAAGCTAGCGGAACATCTCGTGGTGTTTTAAAAACAAAAGAAACGTGGTTTCTTCTTCTCGATTTTAATGGAAAAAAGGGTATAGGCGAATGTGGCTTGTTTAGAGGCTTGTCTGTTGATGATAGACCAGATTACGAAGAAAAGCTAAAATGGACTTGTCAAAATATTAATTTAGGCCTGGAGGTTTTATTAGGTGAATTAATGGAATTCCCAAGTATTCAATTTGGATTAGAAATGGCTTTTAAATCTTTAGAAAGTCAAAATCAATTTGAATTATTTCCTTCGAAATTTACAGATGGAGAAGATTCAATTCCTATCAATGGGCTTATTTGGATGGGTACTGAAGTTTTTATGAAACAACAAATTGTTGAAAAAATTGAAGCAGGTTTTACATGTATTAAAATGAAAATAGGTTCGATAGATTTTCAAACTGAAATTGATCTTATTAAATCGATTAGAAATGAATTCACCTCAAAAGATATTGAATTACGTGTAGATGCTAATGGTGCTTTTTTACCTTCTGAAGCTTTAGAAAAATTAAAAATATTATCTGAATTCGATTTGCATTCTATTGAACAGCCTATAAAACAAGGTCAAATAGAAGCTATGGCAAACTTATGCGAAAAAACACCTTTACCAATCGCTTTAGATGAAGAATTAATAGGCGTTTTTTTTGTAACTAATAAAGAATCATTATTACAAAACATAAGACCACAATATATTATTTTAAAACCCAGTTTAATTGGTGGTTTTAAAGGAAGTAATGAGTGGATAGACATAGCCGAAAAAAATAAAATAGGCTGGTGGATTACAAGTGCTTTAGAAAGTAATGTGGGGCTTAATGCCATTGCACAATATACTTATATAAAACAGCATGATGTACCACAAGGACTTGGTACTGGGAGCTTATTTACTAATAATTTTAAAAGCCCTTTGCAAGTAAAAAAAGGTACATTGCAATACAATAAAAAAAGTGATTGGAAATTTAATTTATAA
- a CDS encoding CPBP family intramembrane glutamic endopeptidase — translation MYIAQAFKGLHEWWRYLIGLVIIFFSWQLIGMIPLGVGIAIKVIGTGMVPTTIPQMSDILGSNLFLFLMLLSFAFGLLGVFLSSKVIHKQSITSLTTSRKKIDWKRFWFMFITWGIISSSFVLIEYYLSPDNYQVNFNLQPFLILCVIAIVLIPLQTSFEEYFFRGYLMQGIGSVFRNKWAPLLITSVGFGLMHIMNPEVEKLGSVIMIYYIGTGLFLGIMTLMDEGLELSLGFHAANNLFTALLVTADWTAFQTHSILKDMSDPSEMGISEIFVPVFVIFPILLFILSKIYKWSNWKDKLFGKVVEPSKENYKFIDEIGSDFQ, via the coding sequence ATGTATATAGCTCAGGCATTTAAAGGCTTGCACGAATGGTGGCGTTATTTAATTGGTTTAGTCATTATATTTTTTTCTTGGCAACTTATTGGAATGATTCCTTTAGGGGTTGGTATAGCTATTAAAGTTATTGGTACTGGTATGGTACCAACTACTATTCCACAAATGAGTGACATTTTGGGGAGTAATTTATTTTTATTTTTAATGTTACTTTCTTTTGCTTTCGGACTGCTTGGTGTGTTTCTGTCTTCAAAAGTAATTCACAAACAATCTATAACAAGTTTAACAACTTCAAGAAAAAAGATAGATTGGAAGCGGTTTTGGTTCATGTTTATAACATGGGGTATTATATCAAGTAGCTTTGTGTTAATTGAATATTATTTGAGTCCAGATAATTATCAAGTAAACTTTAATTTGCAGCCATTTTTAATACTTTGTGTTATAGCGATTGTTTTAATACCATTACAAACAAGTTTTGAAGAATATTTTTTCAGAGGGTATTTAATGCAAGGAATTGGATCTGTATTTAGAAATAAATGGGCGCCTCTTTTAATTACTTCAGTAGGCTTTGGTTTAATGCATATCATGAATCCTGAAGTTGAAAAGTTAGGCTCTGTTATTATGATTTATTATATAGGTACAGGGTTGTTTTTAGGAATCATGACTTTAATGGATGAGGGTTTAGAGCTTTCACTGGGATTTCATGCGGCAAACAATTTATTTACAGCACTTTTAGTAACAGCAGATTGGACGGCGTTTCAAACTCATTCTATTTTAAAAGATATGTCTGATCCATCAGAAATGGGGATTTCTGAAATTTTTGTTCCCGTTTTTGTTATTTTTCCAATTTTACTATTTATTCTTTCCAAAATATATAAATGGAGCAATTGGAAGGATAAATTATTCGGAAAAGTAGTTGAACCATCAAAAGAAAACTATAAATTTATTGACGAAATAGGGAGCGATTTCCAGTAA
- a CDS encoding AMP-binding protein — protein MIPNYTNVHLKFKLDNLSYKYEDLIEVAYSYVKEGLPYQQELGNFLLDWLDNHEYVVVKTSGSTGKPKKIKIKKQAMVNSAIATGDFFKLKPGDKVLHCLPSNFIAGKMMIVRAIVLGLELDMVQPLALPPIDYEKDYAFCAFTPMQLKNFAKYLKSIKTVIVGGGQVSEAIIESIKDKKPHIYETYGMTETVSHIAVKKLNNFDDSEFEYNSSFNTLPDVTISTDERGCLVINAPYLSDEKIVTNDLVKIYSDTSFEWLGRYDNVINSGGIKLYPEQIERKLRSKIKEQFFITSIPDDTLGNKLILVLESKSNNLDTSIFDDLEKYEKPKEVLVIDKFIETSSRKIHRKKTLKAINF, from the coding sequence ATGATACCAAATTACACTAATGTACATTTAAAATTTAAGCTAGATAATTTAAGTTATAAATATGAAGACCTTATAGAGGTTGCTTATAGTTATGTAAAAGAGGGATTGCCTTATCAACAAGAATTAGGTAATTTTTTGCTCGATTGGCTAGATAATCATGAATATGTAGTAGTAAAAACTTCAGGGTCTACAGGAAAACCTAAAAAAATAAAAATCAAAAAACAAGCTATGGTAAATTCAGCTATAGCTACGGGCGATTTTTTTAAATTAAAACCAGGAGATAAAGTATTGCACTGTTTGCCATCAAATTTTATTGCTGGTAAAATGATGATTGTTAGAGCCATTGTTTTAGGCCTAGAATTAGATATGGTGCAACCATTAGCGCTTCCTCCAATCGATTATGAAAAGGATTATGCTTTTTGTGCGTTCACGCCCATGCAACTTAAAAACTTTGCTAAATATTTGAAGAGTATTAAAACGGTTATTGTTGGAGGCGGACAAGTATCTGAGGCCATTATAGAATCTATAAAAGACAAAAAACCTCATATTTATGAAACTTACGGAATGACCGAAACCGTATCTCATATCGCAGTAAAAAAGTTGAATAATTTTGATGATTCTGAGTTTGAATATAATTCAAGTTTTAACACATTGCCAGATGTTACGATTTCAACCGATGAAAGAGGTTGTTTAGTCATTAATGCGCCATATCTTTCTGACGAAAAAATCGTTACTAATGATTTAGTGAAAATTTATTCTGATACTAGTTTTGAATGGTTAGGACGCTATGATAATGTTATCAATTCTGGAGGTATTAAATTATATCCAGAACAAATAGAAAGAAAACTTAGGAGTAAAATAAAAGAACAGTTTTTTATCACATCAATACCTGATGACACATTAGGGAACAAGTTGATACTAGTTTTAGAGAGTAAATCAAATAATTTAGATACTTCAATATTTGATGACTTAGAAAAATATGAAAAACCAAAAGAAGTATTGGTTATTGATAAATTTATCGAAACTTCTTCAAGAAAGATTCATAGAAAAAAAACGTTGAAAGCTATAAATTTTTAA
- the sppA gene encoding signal peptide peptidase SppA produces the protein MNFIKRVLSTVTGIFLFLIICCLGLIVLGVLFGSNSEDLVQVKNNSVLELKLDFSIKDYAGKTVFEAYPFLNHDEKNGLFNIIDAINYAAVDDKIKGISIDNNFIDAGISQTKALRKALMNFKESGKFIVAYADIYTQKDYYLSSVADTVFMNPAGMMEFKGLSSEQLYFKNFQEKTGLKMEVVRFGKYKSAVEPFLENEMSEANREQVEVFLNSIWSEIKSEISESRGISTEQLNIIADSLLARNATLAQQAKLIDKIAYHDEYLAGLKKATGTEPSKKQEMVSIFDYAEYAATNMLTDYSKNKIAVIYAEGEIIYGEGDEGAVGQGVMTKSLQEARNNDKIKAVVLRINSPGGSALASELIWREIELTKKIKPVIVSMGNVAASGGYYIACNADKIVAEPTTITGSIGVFGMLPNGNALATNMGINAEQVSTNKNSVTYSFFEPLNDAQHDFIKEEIISIYELFTGRVAEGRGMEQDAVKEIAQGRVWTGSDALKIGLVDELGGLDLALKYAAEAAGISEYNIKEFPIYKRDLDKILRQFGLAEAKEDIMKDELGEEAYNLLKQVKTTTQRKGIQLLLPYNVDIK, from the coding sequence ATGAATTTCATTAAACGTGTATTATCAACCGTTACAGGAATCTTTTTGTTTCTAATTATCTGTTGTTTAGGGTTAATTGTTTTAGGAGTCTTATTTGGTTCAAATTCAGAAGATCTTGTTCAAGTTAAGAATAATTCTGTTTTAGAATTAAAGTTAGATTTTTCAATAAAAGATTATGCAGGTAAAACGGTTTTCGAAGCGTATCCGTTTTTAAATCATGATGAAAAAAATGGTCTTTTTAATATTATTGATGCTATAAATTACGCAGCTGTAGATGATAAAATTAAAGGCATTTCAATAGATAATAATTTTATTGATGCGGGTATTTCTCAAACAAAAGCATTAAGAAAAGCTTTGATGAATTTTAAAGAATCTGGTAAGTTTATTGTGGCTTACGCCGATATTTATACCCAAAAGGATTACTATTTAAGTTCGGTTGCCGATACTGTTTTTATGAATCCTGCCGGTATGATGGAATTCAAAGGCTTGTCTTCAGAGCAGTTATACTTTAAAAATTTTCAGGAAAAAACCGGATTAAAAATGGAAGTGGTGCGCTTCGGAAAGTATAAAAGTGCCGTTGAGCCTTTCCTTGAAAACGAAATGAGTGAAGCCAACAGGGAGCAGGTAGAAGTGTTTTTGAATTCTATCTGGTCTGAAATTAAATCTGAAATTTCAGAAAGTAGAGGGATTTCAACAGAACAATTAAATATCATTGCCGATAGTTTGTTGGCGCGTAACGCAACGTTGGCTCAGCAAGCCAAATTAATAGATAAGATAGCTTACCATGATGAATATCTTGCAGGCTTGAAAAAGGCGACGGGTACAGAGCCTTCCAAAAAGCAGGAAATGGTATCGATTTTTGATTATGCTGAGTATGCTGCTACAAATATGTTAACGGATTACAGCAAAAATAAAATAGCCGTGATTTATGCTGAAGGAGAAATTATTTACGGAGAAGGCGATGAAGGTGCTGTTGGTCAAGGTGTCATGACAAAATCGCTTCAGGAAGCCAGAAATAACGATAAAATTAAAGCTGTCGTATTACGTATAAATTCACCTGGAGGAAGCGCTTTAGCGAGCGAGTTAATTTGGCGTGAAATAGAATTGACAAAAAAGATAAAGCCAGTTATTGTATCTATGGGTAATGTGGCAGCATCTGGTGGATATTATATAGCTTGTAATGCCGACAAAATTGTTGCTGAACCAACAACCATTACCGGAAGTATTGGTGTGTTTGGAATGTTACCAAACGGAAATGCTTTAGCCACTAATATGGGTATTAACGCTGAGCAGGTATCTACTAATAAAAATTCGGTGACTTACAGTTTCTTTGAACCTTTAAATGATGCGCAACATGATTTTATTAAAGAAGAAATTATAAGTATTTACGAATTGTTTACAGGTCGTGTTGCTGAAGGTCGTGGTATGGAGCAAGATGCCGTTAAGGAAATTGCTCAGGGTCGTGTTTGGACAGGATCAGACGCCTTAAAAATTGGATTGGTAGATGAGTTGGGTGGATTGGATTTAGCGCTTAAATATGCAGCTGAAGCGGCAGGAATTTCTGAATATAATATTAAAGAGTTTCCAATATATAAGAGAGATTTAGACAAAATTTTAAGACAATTTGGATTAGCTGAAGCTAAAGAAGATATTATGAAAGATGAGTTAGGTGAAGAGGCATATAACTTGTTAAAGCAAGTAAAAACTACGACACAACGTAAGGGTATTCAGTTATTATTACCTTATAATGTAGATATTAAATAA